From the genome of Marasmius oreades isolate 03SP1 chromosome 1, whole genome shotgun sequence:
TCGACGGCGTTTCTCTGTCTGCTCACTGATTTCACGTTCTTTAGCCACGGATGGATGTTCATTGGGACCATTTTCAATGTCTGCATGATGGGGGTGATTATTATGCAGAACTATCTTTATTTTGTCACCTTTCGCCAGTCTGTATCTCTATAACACTGTCTATGTCCCGGTCGTGTTGACTGACATGCACTTTTCTACAGTCGAGACCCAAGCTGGTTGAAGTCGCTCGTTAGTGTTGTCCCTTCTCGGTTCTTTGTTCTCCCcccctcatcttcatcggtCTTTAGGTTGCTTTCGTTTTCTTTGCGAATCTTCTCAACACAGGATTTGTTACCGCCGATCTGTACCTCGCCCTCGTAACAAACTACAGTACGTACCCGTTTATTTCCATTCATCGTAATCACTAACGCGACTTTCTTCCCGTAGTGAACCCAACCTTCCTGGGCGTCTCTACTTGGCGTATGTCAATTTTCCTCTCTCTTTCACCATCGGGACCTCCTAACCTCTCTGGCTACGACAGTGTTCGATACCGGTAAATCCGTTAACTCTTGGTTTATCTCGTGAAATGGTTACTGAAAGACCCTTCTGGATAAAAAAGATCCCGTTATTGTCGTAAGTCCCACAACAGCCCCCAGCTTTTTTCATTTTTCTTTACGGCTTTTAATTTCCAGGGTTTGATCGCCGGGTCGATCCAGCTGTTCTTCTCGTGGCGTGTCAAGGTTTTGACTGGTAAATTATACCTTGGATTGATCACTGCAGGTCTCGCCTTGTCGCAAATAAGTAAGTCTTTCTAGGCTTTCTTGGTCGGAAATTTAAGATTCTCACCAACCCCTCTACTTAGTTTGCGCCATGCTCATGGCTTGGAAATGTCGTCAATATCCGGCATGGGGAGATTTCGCGAAATTCACGGTAAGATTGCAGTTTTCGAGAGAAATCTTCTCGAAAGTGCTCAAAACGGTACCTTGCTTCTAGGACCTGATCTACGCGTGGATGATTTCCACCATCCTCGTCGATGTTGTTATCACCGTCATTTTGGTGTGGTACTTGTACGTATATTCATTATATCTGTAACCCCTCTCATAATTAACGTGCCTTTCTCTAGGGTAAGAATCGTCCCTCTCAACGTTCACATGGACAGGCGACTCAACTCCATCCGATTTTTTTAGCGAGGGCACAAGACTGGAATGGCTCGATCTGATGAACTCGTTGACCGTATCATTAGGAGTGAGTTTCTCGTCGTCTCGTGCCTTATTTCGTTCCTCTGATCCTTCCCCCCCAGTCACTATTCAAACTGGTGCACTCACCTCCGTCTGGGCCCTTGTCGACCTCGTTACGTTCCTGGCTATCCCTGACCAAGCAGTGTAAGTCCTTAATTCCACCCTACTCGATGCTACTTGCGCCCCCTCCTCACATGTGACTACTACCCCCCTCCCCTCCCTTTTAGCCACCTCGTCTTCCAAGTCTCCATGGTCAAACTCTACACCCACTCTTTGATGAGTAGCTTGAACAGTCGTGGTGTTTGGATCGGACGAAACGAGACGTCGGGTATTAATACTACCGCGAAGATGGGTGGAGATACTACCGCTCGTGCAGTACGTTTCTATATTATTCGGACTAGTACAACCATTAACTTTTTTTTAAAATCGTGAATTGTTTACAGAACGTTTCCTCTGGTGGTAAGATTCCATCTCAAGTCACCGTCCGCGTCGAAAGACATGAAATGACGGATGCAATCAATAAACCAGTCGATACTATCATGGGACAAGAGATGGATATGGATATGAAGGATCCCAATTGGGGCAGCAGGGCTGTCTGAGTTGtttcaagaaaaaaaacagaCTCGTGACGGTCCGTCCGGCACGAAACATTTTGCGTGAGCAGGAGAGTTGCATGGGTAGCGTAGTCTTGCCTTCTGAACATAAGTAGTTATGAATTGTTGAACACAAAAGTAGGAGAACAACGTCTCGGTACCTATTTCTACGTGGTGTACTTAAACAAAATTGGTAAAAGTCACCTTCAATACCCCGAacccttcaagttcaacaTAGTGTGTACATACCGAACTTACGACACTCGGCCCCCCGATACTGTATACATGCAATGTCCGAATCTCATTGTCCAAACATATCTACACCGTGTAAATAGGCGAAGTTGTATATATTAAATGAGGTCCCACGTCAGACCTCGACACCGAAAGGAAAATTGAAAACATTGCCCGGGTCTACCTGCCTCTTGATTGACACTAGTCGTTCGTAGTGGCTTCCAAAGTACCGTTGTTGCCCTATAAATGTTAGAAAAGGTATGGCAAAAAATCAAATCAATACCGTCATTGGTCAACTAAGGAGGGGTATCGACACTTACAGTTAGTCAAACGGTCCTCAATGTAATTCATATAAGCACCGTAGTTCCAGGAACTAGGCATAGTAGATGTCATCGCGTTCATCACCCCTAGCCGACAACGCGGGATCAGAAAATGGATACGAGGTTTGAACGGGAGAAAACGGTGTGTCATTACCGTCAATGAAAGTAAACCCATTATCGGGGAACGGCGTTCTGTCACCCGAAGATGCATAGATTTGCATGGTCAAAAGGCCATCTCGTCTAGCGAACGAAGTGCTATCGGCTGACACAGAGTTGATCTTTGAGTTTTGACCGCCGAACAATTCGATTTCTATGAACCAGTAGTCCTAATACATTAAAAAAATGGGTTCGAAGGCCATTAGACGTTTTGAATTAACAAGGGAAACCTACTCACCAGGTTCGGAACATTAGACCCTTGATTGGCTAAATAATTCATGAAGCTGTCGCTCGCTTCTTTGCTGAGAACCTCATTCTCCGGGACGATTATAGACCTAGCATAGAATGTATCTGTGACATCCTGTCCATTCATGTCCAACCCTCCATCCTCTTCAGCCAGTATCCGAACGGTATCGATGTATGTTCCATCACCTTGAACCTTGAGCGAGGTGCTCGGTAGGTTCATCGCCGATATGAAAGGTGTCATGAGACGTTGGATCCCACTGCGACCGTCAGACCCGTAATAACCTCCTTGAACGGTAAAAGACAGGGTGCCGTCTGTCCATCCTTGTCCCAATACGATTTCCAAACCGAGTTCTCCAGGGAGAGAATTCTGTTGGGGGTAGGATTGAAAGACTTGGAGAGCAGCTGAAGCTTGTTGAGGGTCGAGGGTGTTCCATTGATATGAGAAGATCAGGGAAGATGTCGGAAGGGCGAAGGTGGTAGTTTCGATTGATGTGACAATACCAAATGAAGGACCGGCACCTCGGAAGGCCTATTGAATAGGAGAGATTTACTGGAAGTTCCGCGGAGATGATGTCACGTACCCAGAAGATGTCAGATTGGGAAGCAGCGGTCGCGCGAACTATTGTACCGTTCGCGAGGACAGCGTTGACAGCTTGAACAGTGTCGAGAGTAAGACCCCATAAGCGCGACGTGTAACCAAATCCACCGTATGCTGTTCATTACTGCTCAGTGAGGAAGCATTATATAACGTAGTCCCGAAGCTAACACACCTGAATGTCCACCAATACCAACGTACGGACAAGTGCCATGAGGCAATGCTCTTCCACCGGCATTCAAAGCTTTCGCGACATTTCCTAACCTATTACCCGTCTCGATGGTCGCAACTTTCGTGTTCTGGTCGATGTTTATGGCCTTCATATTGGACATGTCTACGACAAGAGATCCAGATTCTCCTCCTAAGCCGTTTGCAACGTAACTATGCTGTTCAACCCATTCAGCCCGTCAATAACAGGGTCAAAAAGTGGCAAAAGGTAGACCCGTACACCACCGCTTCGAGCGGACACAGATATCCCGTTTGCTACCGCAACCTTGACGACGTTCGACACATCTTGAACTGTTTCCGGGTATGCAATAGCTGCTGGTGTGAAAGTGAATCGCGTATTGTCTTGATATTGAGGTAATTCAATCAGCAAGCGCTATCATGGACAATCAAAAAAATAAACTCTCACAAGCCCTTGAAGCACCTGCAAACTCGCTGTCTCCTGGGAAGTACGCGGTGACACCGGTCTGACTGAGATCTTCACGTAGATCAGCTGCAACAAACACTACCAGCTGAACACTAGCGACGATGCACCGTAGCAGAAACTTCatctgcatttcgacgtgcAAGCAAAATTGAAAATCTGGGGGGAAAAGGGATGAGTTTCAGACCACGACTCCTTAGACGATAAATATTGCACCAACAACGGGCATTTTTCGCCTCTCTTGGGCGCCGTGAACCATGAGATTCGGTTCCCGAGAGGTAAGGCTTTTAGGCGGCATGCCTAAGATTCTTCAGGACAAGCCTGAGGGCGATGCGTCTCCACAGCATAGTGGTGGTTGACGGCGGAAGTTAACTTAGTACCGGGAAAGCACGTGGAGAGCCCATCGGATCGGGTCCGAATCGGGTAACGGATTTATGCTTCGGCAGTATGCAGCCTCAATATCAATGTTCATGCACATGAATCGAGGCTGCCCGACCACGGAATCGTAGGAGAGCTGGTACAGAATATGAACCACTCACTGAGCCTCACGTACTGTTGGCAGCTCCTCAACTACCTCAACGAGCTATAACGCTGGTGGACTAAGAATCACTGAAATTAAACTTTGAAAGGACAGTTATGACACTCAATGTGAGCGATAGTTATCTACAAACGCCTTATCCTCGCTGCTCAACCCAAATTCAAACTTGGAGAATGTATCTGAGGCCTCATGGAATTCCCTCTCAATAACTTCAATGACCTCAGCTGATCGAGGTGTGATGCAAGCCTTGAATGGGCATGGAGCGGTCAATATACCCTAAGTTACAAGGTGAACCCCGTCAGTCAGACAAAAAACAACAGTATGTTGAGTACTATACCTTTTGATAGTCATCGACATTGACGTCGATGACTCGTCCAGTCTCAGGGTTGGTGGCCCGAGAGAAGTTGAACGCCCATAGTAACCTCATGGTATTCAGGTTCTACAGGGAGTTTCGTGAGTTACCTAACCAAGAGAAGGATATTCTTAACGCACGATCGAGTTTTGGGCGAGATGAATTCCAGGACAGATGCGCTATAGTACAGGGAAGAACAATCAGTCAAGTGGTTTGAACGCTAGAAAATCGAGAAGTAAACCAACCCTTCCGCATCCGAATGCAAGGTTAGCCCTCAAGTCGCTTCCATCAACGTCAGGTTTGTTGCCGTTTTCAGTGAGAATGTAGCGGTCAGGGTTGAAATGGTCAGGGTTATCATATATGTCTGTGGCCGAGGCAGACGTTAAGTATCACTTCGTGAGATGGTAAGCTGAGAAACTCACTGGGATCGTGGAAGACACCCCCTGAACGATTTCAGCCCTCGACACATCAGTTCTTGAAGAGGATTAACTTACAAACATTCACGAAAATAGTAGATCCTGCCGGAATATGGTAACCTTGATACTATCAAACCATCAGCATCTTCCGAAGAAAATGGGAAGGATTAACGAAAGTGTACTATACTCACCTCCTCATCTGTAATAGTGGCATGGGGTATCATCAACGGAGCAACCGGACGGAACCGGTGGGTCTGTGAAAGAATTCTGCCTTAGCAATACAAATAGCTGGCAAATGAGAATAACCACCTCTTGTATAATCGCTCTGATATATGGAAGATCCGGGAGGTCATCCAGCGTGGGCAACCTATGAGAACCAACGACGCGGTCGAGCTCTTCCTGAGCTTTCTCCAGCGTTTCCGGGAAGGCAATCATTAAAAGAACGACGGATTGAAGGAAAGAGGAAGTAGTATCGGAGCCACCCTCGATCAAGACACCACCAAGATACCTAAACAGAAGAGAGCTGATCAAGGACGGCCACAGATAAGTTCCACTAGTAACGTACCCCGTCATCTCTCTGTCCATACCAAACTCTTTTGCGCGCTTGATAACCTCTTCCATGTAACACCCGTTCTCTTCGCCCTTTTCCATCCGTGCTTTAGTTTCATCTAAGAGGCCGAAGTAGAGATCCCGTTGGTGCTTCCGGCACTGCTTGGCGTCGGTTTTCCATTTCGCCCAGCTTTCAGGAACCTTCTGAAGGAATGGCAGCAAATCGAGTGGCGGTGTGGCACCCGGCTCGAGCAGGAGTTCCCACTCGTGTTGAGCACGAAAGAAAGCGGTAGTCTCTGGCGTTTCGTATCTCGGGGATCTCTTTCCGAACAGCACAGACATGATGACGGAGTTGGAATACCGTCGAATGTGTGTATAGAATGACTGATGAAAAAATGTAGCGCCGATCAAGTCGAAGTACGAGTAAACAACAGATTATTATCACTCACGTCGGGGGTTTGGATAATGTCATAGAGTAGTTGCGTCGCCTCAGCATATTGGATAGGGAGATGTTTAGCTGACATCTGCGGCGTCAATATCGAATGCGCCGTTCTTCGTAAGGTTCTCCATGTATCGGCTATAGTGTGGGGACAATGAGTGAAGAGTACGTCGACGAGGGAAATTGAGCGTACTATAGCGGGCGAGGACCAAGTTCAACCCTCCTGTAACAGATTCTACAATGTAATTTGGCGGTCTGTCGCTAGTGCTCTGGCTTCGTTTGTCCATGAGTTCCTTGATCGCAGCAGCGTCGCTGATGACGATAGCAGTAGCGGGACCGAGCTTGAGCTTTGAAGATGACCATCTCGTCAGTATTCCCGAAGAGTTAACTTAAACCGACATACAGAGTAAATCCCTCCCCAAAGTCGTGCCCATTGAGTCAACCTTTGGTCGTTAGCTAATCATAGTACGGACAGAGTCTGTATGATACTCACTTCAAATAAGCAAATTCTTTGGGGAAAATACCCAGGTTTCCGAGCAATGGCGTTGTTGGAGGGCCAGGAGGTAGTCCGGGTTCTCTCTTGCCGACATCTTTCAACTTGAGGTACGCCCAAGTGAGAGCGGCGAGAACGAAGATTAGAAGGAGGCCCATCGATACGTGGTAGTGGAGGGTCACGAGCAGCGATATATGTACCGTATGTTGAGAGATGGGAAGGGTCGTCTAAAAAGGATAGAGTCCTGCTTCGAAAGGTACCGTGAGCGTATCATTGTAACGTACAGAGATCCTATAGCATTTAAGCATCTCCGACGGAAGCCTGACGACCCTGACCCCACGTTTGAATGAGTTACGATATCTGTACGCTATGAAACTACATATTTCACTGCCGGAGGAGGCACTTACTAGCAGAATGTTCCATTTGTTATCAGGGAAATACGCGTGAGGTGACGGTTTGAAATTGAGGTGCTAACGCGGGTTCGCGGGCAAAACAAAAACTCCCACGCaatccttcaagcttcaacgcCACCGACCAGGGCTAAACCAAGCCTGAGCCTGATCATGAGCTCTGAGATCAGACCAAGTAAACTTGGACCTATGATCGTGAAAAGGCAGTTTAAGTCAGCTTGAATGTCGTTGCTAACAATAATATAACTAGGACATACTCCCAAGTTGCACGTAAGTATCAGTTCAGAGGCGGAAACCTACTCGCTACGAATGCTCCGAAGGGCGTTTAGGCGTTCCAGATCAGAAAAGTAACGTAAAACGCCACCGTCACGTAGGTACATAACCGTCGTTTGAACTTCTCTTTCACTTTTGTTCGTCCATTCCTCGTATGTGCAGCTTATCATTGACGACCAGTGAGACAACACGAGCATCTATGGAAAATTTAGTAAACAAACATACCGATTCTGCTTCGTCCGAGTTCATGTATCGGGGGTTATACTTCGGGTCCAGTACAGGTGAAGAGCACGTGGTTTGCCCATGCTGTCGCAGGCCGCTGCGGCTGTTTCTTTTCTCACATCCACATCAACGCTTTCTCACTTCCATGAGATTTTATTCTATTAAATTATTTCCACTCAAACCAGTGAAGGAAGTACGTAGCAAAAGAGCATACTTGATCCGAGAGATGTCTTCAAGTACGATATGGGATGCGTCTGGGCCGACAGTTCTTTTTTTCTAAATTGAACACTTGCTGAGGTACTTCTTAGTTTCAATGAACGAGGAGGTACTAAAATTCACCTTTAGATCTTTTGTTGGTTTATTCTGGAAGAAGTGTCTCACACCCGAACCATTCCTGCTACCTGAGTAAGCCGGCCCACCACTCTAATCGACCGTGGCAGAGCTCATCTCAACTCCTCGATAGAACGGGTGGCAGGGGTGGTAATAGGCACCTTGTTCAGATGTTTCACCTAGGCGACTTGGAGAATTTTTTCTGCCACTTTGCTTGAACCTCCATACCGTAAATGCGAGCGCAGCTcaataatgaaggctttatGAACGATTTATGAACGGCCGCCAGGAAGAACTACATATTGCAATATCGGTCTGTATATCCATGGTTAATGCGTCTGTTCAAGGTCGTTGATTGAATTATTTCTCACAACCTATAGGCAGTTGCCTCCCACTTGCGTCACCTCCTGAGTCGGCCGCGAAATAACTCTAATCTTCTCGCGTTGAGACACAATCGCAATCGGAACCGCAGTTCATAATTCATCGTTTGGATCCCCAAACCTCTCAAAAAATGCTACCAAGTGAAGACGGTCAAATTCCGCAGCGTGCAGCATCTTTCGGTCCCCCGAGGGTATGCTAGAATttcttattttttttttctttctttaaaTGGATTAATTGTATACTCTTATTGTGTAAAGCCTCCCGTCTTTGGAGAACGAAGGACGCAAAATTTACACCCCGGAACTGGAGTGTTCTAGTGTCAATTGACTCAACGGACCCCACAAGCAATACTTACTGCTTAGAGTTGTCTTGCAAAGCCGGACTCTCCCGCTCTGGTCTCTCAAAAGGCTGAATGGGCTACTCAGGAATTTTCCAAACTCCGGGACGCTGTGCAATACTTACTACTTTCAAGTTTTAGGGCCTCTTAGCGTCTATCCCGCAGCTGCTAGTCGCCTCCCATCACTATCCTACCTGCACTTATTTAAACAGCAGGTGTCTAAGCTTGGATTTAACTCCCACAACTGCTTAACCTTCTCATCGTCCCCTGCCTTCTCACCTCATATTCAAAGCTTATAGTTCCACCCGATTCCTTGAAATGGGTATCACAGGGGCCGTCAACCAAACCGTCTCTGCCGAAacgctcttcttccctccggCGGGAACGACCGACGGAACGAACCCCCATCGATACTTATACCCCCCACCACCAGGAAAAGGGTACACCAATTACACGAACGTCAAACAGCGATTGCAAATCGAAAACATCCGTGGGAAAGAGGGAAAATATACCCTCGACGAGGCTGGATTCCAGTACATCCGGGAGACACTCAAGTATCAGGGTTTTGACAAGGACGATCAGGAAGATGTAAAGAAGGAGTATTACCCCGAGGTGATTGATATAATCAAGAAGACGACTGGAGCGTCGGAAGTTATTATTTTCGATCATAGTCAGTACCTTCTTCCTtagttttcttttttgtttctatCGTTCCTCAAACCCCATCccattcttcaacttttcACAGAAATCCGCCGCCACATCCCTGGTAAATCCAGATTTGAAGACCCTGTGAAACGAGGTGTGGTACCTATCGTTCATGCCGACGAAACGCCCGTTTCTTCAGTCTGCCACGTCCACCGAAATACCTCTTCCAAAGAAGAAGCCGAAGGTCTCCTCAACAAACCCCGATTCCAAATCATCAATATCTGGAGACCCATCACTCACCCCGCGTTCGATCACCCACTTGCGGT
Proteins encoded in this window:
- a CDS encoding uncharacterized protein (CAZy:AA7); its protein translation is MPPKSLTSREPNLMVHGAQERRKMPVVDFQFCLHVEMQMKFLLRCIVASVQLVVFVAADLREDLSQTGVTAYFPGDSEFAGASRAYNTRFTFTPAAIAYPETVQDVSNVVKVAVANGISVSARSGGHSYVANGLGGESGSLVVDMSNMKAINIDQNTKVATIETGNRLGNVAKALNAGGRALPHGTCPYVGIGGHSAYGGFGYTSRLWGLTLDTVQAVNAVLANGTIVRATAASQSDIFWAFRGAGPSFGIVTSIETTTFALPTSSLIFSYQWNTLDPQQASAALQVFQSYPQQNSLPGELGLEIVLGQGWTDGTLSFTVQGGYYGSDGRSGIQRLMTPFISAMNLPSTSLKVQGDGTYIDTVRILAEEDGGLDMNGQDVTDTFYARSIIVPENEVLSKEASDSFMNYLANQGSNVPNLDYWFIEIELFGGQNSKINSVSADSTSFARRDGLLTMQIYASSGDRTPFPDNGFTFIDGVMNAMTSTMPSSWNYGAYMNYIEDRLTNWQQRYFGSHYERLVSIKRQVDPGNVFNFPFGVEV
- a CDS encoding uncharacterized protein (CAZy:AA7), which codes for MQMKFLLRCIVASVQLVVFVAADLREDLSQTGVTAYFPGDSEFAGASRAYNTRFTFTPAAIAYPETVQDVSNVVKVAVANGISVSARSGGHSYVANGLGGESGSLVVDMSNMKAINIDQNTKVATIETGNRLGNVAKALNAGGRALPHGTCPYVGIGGHSAYGGFGYTSRLWGLTLDTVQAVNAVLANGTIVRATAASQSDIFWAFRGAGPSFGIVTSIETTTFALPTSSLIFSYQWNTLDPQQASAALQVFQSYPQQNSLPGELGLEIVLGQGWTDGTLSFTVQGGYYGSDGRSGIQRLMTPFISAMNLPSTSLKVQGDGTYIDTVRILAEEDGGLDMNGQDVTDTFYARSIIVPENEVLSKEASDSFMNYLANQGSNVPNLDYWFIEIELFGGQNSKINSVSADSTSFARRDGLLTMQIYASSGDRTPFPDNGFTFIDGVMNAMTSTMPSSWNYGAYMNYIEDRLTNWQQRYFGSHYERLVSIKRQVDPGNVFNFPFGVEV